In Erpetoichthys calabaricus chromosome 4, fErpCal1.3, whole genome shotgun sequence, one genomic interval encodes:
- the LOC114651367 gene encoding transmembrane protein 272-like, with protein sequence MAAGLEKACHRCISKIASNAGLIFGLLAILALPLTMAFVGMKYLEDCPVQPLIPLYLLVGGIIGTLKVTVLLYDSTRMRSLLSKSVIIADDDDDEYPWRQNAHKYYIHVTLSVFLFIWFILGNYWVFSVLLPNFIPPFHQPHNYCDKTLYIFAVCVLIISHTVLFLLLICTCCLFCCSKTRSTAEYD encoded by the exons ATGGCAGCTGGACTCGAAAAAGCATGCCACAGGTGCATTTCTAAGATTGCCAGCAATG CAGGTCTTATTTTTGGACTTCTGGCCATTCTTGCCCTTCCTCTTACCATGGCCTTTGTAG gaATGAAATATTTGGAAGACTGCCCAGTCCAGCCTCTGATTCCTTTGTATTTGTTAGTGGGAGGCATTATTGGAACATTAAAG GTGACTGTTCTTCTTTATGACTCAACGAGAATGAGGTCACTACTTTCCAAATCAGTAATCAtagctgatgatgatgatgatgaatatcCATGGCGACAGAATGCACACAAATACTACATTCATGTCACTCTTAGCGTATTCTTATTTATCTGGTTCATACTAGGTAACTACTGGGTGTTCTCTGTCCTTCTCCCCAACTTTATTCCACCATTTCATCAGCCACATAATTATTGTGATAAAACTCTGTACATTTTTGCTGTCTGTGTCCTCATCATCAGCCATACTGTACTTTTCCTTCTTCTCATATGCACTTGTTGTCTTTTCTGTTGCTCTAAAACAAGGAGCACTGCTGAATATGACTGA